Proteins encoded within one genomic window of Bacillus thuringiensis:
- the rpsR gene encoding 30S ribosomal protein S18, protein MAGRKGGRAKRRKVCFFTANGITRIDYKDVDLLKRFVSERGKILPRRVTGTSAKYQRKLTVAIKRARQMALLPYVGE, encoded by the coding sequence ATGGCAGGACGCAAAGGTGGACGTGCGAAACGTCGTAAGGTGTGTTTCTTCACAGCTAACGGCATCACTCGCATTGACTATAAAGATGTTGATTTATTAAAACGTTTCGTTTCTGAGCGTGGTAAAATTTTACCTCGTCGTGTAACAGGAACAAGCGCGAAATACCAACGCAAACTTACAGTTGCAATTAAACGTGCTCGTCAAATGGCACTTTTACCATATGTTGGTGAATAA
- the soj gene encoding sporulation initiation inhibitor protein Soj, producing the protein MGKIIAIANQKGGVGKTTTSVNLGAGLAQVGKKVLLVDIDAQGNATTGVGIEKSELDQCIYNVLVEDADVQGVIQKTATENLDVLPATIQLAGAEIELVPTISREVRLQRALQPVRDEYDYIIIDCPPSLGLLTINALTAADSVIIPVQCEYYALEGLSQLLNTVRLVQKHLNKNLAIQGVLLTMLDARTNLGIQVIDEVKKYFRDKVYRSIIPRNVRLSEAPSHGKPIMQYDAKSRGAEVYIDLAEEVIAGG; encoded by the coding sequence ATGGGAAAAATCATTGCTATAGCCAATCAAAAAGGTGGCGTTGGGAAAACAACAACATCTGTTAATTTAGGGGCTGGATTGGCACAAGTAGGTAAAAAGGTCCTTCTTGTAGATATTGATGCTCAAGGAAATGCAACGACGGGTGTGGGAATTGAAAAATCCGAATTAGATCAATGTATTTACAATGTTCTTGTGGAAGATGCAGATGTTCAAGGGGTTATACAGAAAACCGCAACTGAAAACTTAGATGTTCTACCCGCTACAATTCAATTGGCAGGTGCTGAAATTGAATTGGTACCGACTATTTCCCGGGAAGTACGTTTACAAAGGGCATTACAGCCAGTTCGTGATGAATATGACTATATTATTATCGACTGTCCCCCGTCTTTAGGGTTATTAACGATTAATGCATTAACCGCAGCAGATTCTGTTATTATTCCTGTTCAATGCGAATATTACGCACTAGAAGGATTAAGTCAGCTATTAAATACAGTTCGACTTGTGCAAAAGCACTTAAATAAAAATCTAGCAATTCAAGGTGTATTGCTAACGATGTTGGATGCCCGTACGAATTTAGGGATTCAGGTTATAGATGAAGTGAAGAAATACTTTAGGGATAAAGTATACCGTTCGATTATTCCTCGTAATGTTCGTTTAAGTGAAGCACCAAGTCATGGGAAACCAATTATGCAGTATGACGCTAAATCAAGAGGGGCAGAAGTGTATATAGATTTAGCAGAGGAAGTGATTGCAGGTGGCTAA
- the dnaB gene encoding replicative DNA helicase, protein MSDVMADRTPPHNIEAEQAVLGAILIDQDALTSASELLVPDSFYRTKHQKIFEVMLGLSDKGEPIDLVMMTSAMADQGLLEEVGGVSYLAELAEVVPTAANVEYYARIIAEKALLRRLIRTATHIVSDGYEREDDVDGLLNEAEKKILEVSHQTNAKAFQNIKDVLVDAYDKIELLHNQKGEVTGIPTGFTELDKMTAGFQRNDLIIVAARPSVGKTAFSLNIAQNVATKTDENVAIFSLEMGADQLVMRMLCAEGNIDAQRLRTGSLTSDDWAKLTMAMGSLSNAGIYIDDTPGIKVNEIRAKCRRLKQEQGLGMILIDYLQLIQGSGKSGENRQQEVSEISRTLKGIARELQVPVIALSQLSRGVESRQDKRPMMSDIRESGSIEQDADIVAFLYREDYYDRETENKNTIEIIIAKQRNGPVGSVELAFVKEFNKFVNLERRFEDGHAPPA, encoded by the coding sequence ATGAGTGATGTAATGGCTGATCGTACCCCTCCGCATAATATAGAAGCTGAGCAGGCCGTCTTAGGTGCTATATTAATTGATCAGGATGCGTTAACGTCAGCATCGGAACTATTGGTACCTGACTCATTTTATCGAACGAAACATCAAAAGATTTTTGAAGTCATGCTTGGGTTGTCTGATAAGGGAGAGCCAATTGACTTAGTAATGATGACGTCGGCGATGGCCGACCAAGGATTACTAGAAGAAGTTGGTGGGGTTTCTTACTTAGCAGAATTAGCAGAAGTTGTTCCGACTGCTGCTAACGTAGAGTATTATGCACGAATCATCGCTGAAAAAGCACTGTTACGTCGTTTGATTCGAACGGCGACTCATATCGTGTCTGATGGGTATGAGAGAGAAGATGATGTGGATGGCCTTTTAAATGAGGCTGAGAAAAAAATATTAGAAGTATCTCATCAAACAAATGCGAAAGCATTCCAAAATATTAAAGACGTTCTTGTAGATGCTTACGATAAAATCGAACTTTTGCATAATCAAAAAGGTGAAGTTACTGGGATACCAACTGGGTTTACTGAATTAGATAAGATGACGGCAGGGTTCCAGCGAAATGATTTAATCATCGTGGCGGCACGTCCATCGGTAGGGAAAACGGCATTTTCATTAAATATCGCACAAAATGTAGCGACGAAAACGGATGAAAATGTAGCGATTTTCAGTCTAGAGATGGGTGCTGATCAGCTTGTTATGCGTATGCTTTGTGCAGAAGGGAATATTGATGCGCAAAGGCTTCGTACCGGGTCATTAACTTCTGATGATTGGGCGAAGCTAACGATGGCAATGGGTAGCCTTTCTAATGCTGGTATCTATATTGATGATACGCCAGGGATTAAAGTAAATGAGATTCGAGCAAAATGTCGTAGATTAAAACAAGAACAGGGTCTTGGTATGATTTTGATTGACTACTTACAGCTTATTCAAGGAAGCGGGAAATCAGGAGAAAACCGTCAGCAGGAAGTATCTGAGATTTCGCGTACACTAAAAGGGATTGCGCGTGAATTACAAGTGCCTGTTATTGCCTTATCACAGTTATCTCGTGGTGTAGAATCTCGTCAAGATAAACGTCCGATGATGTCTGATATTCGTGAATCGGGGAGTATCGAGCAGGATGCTGATATTGTAGCCTTCTTATACCGTGAGGATTACTATGACCGAGAAACGGAAAATAAAAATACGATTGAAATTATTATTGCAAAGCAGCGTAACGGTCCCGTAGGCTCAGTAGAGCTGGCATTCGTTAAAGAGTTCAATAAGTTCGTTAACTTAGAACGACGCTTTGAGGATGGACATGCGCCGCCTGCATAA
- the spo0J gene encoding stage 0 sporulation protein Spo0J — MAKGLGRGINVFFPDLDVKEEETIQEIAITELRPNPYQPRKHFNKEAIQELSASIKEHGILQPLIARKSIKGYEIVAGERRYRAAKEAGFEKVPAVVRQLNEQQMMEFALLENLQREDLNPMEEAMAYQMLMNELNVTQEQLAKRLGKSRPYIANYTRLLSLPPFVQDMIANGQLSMAHGRTLLTIKDEEQLKSLLKRIEKEGLNVRQLEKIVQEINQRVSRETIQVKKERNIFFVERETFLREKFGTDVKIKETKKEKGKIEIEFFNKEDLNRILELLAQKN, encoded by the coding sequence GTGGCTAAAGGATTAGGAAGAGGAATCAATGTGTTTTTTCCTGATTTAGATGTGAAAGAAGAAGAGACAATTCAGGAGATTGCGATAACTGAATTAAGACCGAATCCATATCAACCACGTAAACACTTTAATAAAGAGGCAATTCAAGAATTATCGGCTTCTATTAAAGAGCACGGCATATTACAACCGTTAATTGCTAGGAAGAGTATTAAAGGATATGAAATTGTGGCAGGTGAAAGAAGATATCGTGCTGCCAAAGAGGCCGGGTTTGAAAAGGTACCTGCCGTTGTAAGACAATTAAATGAGCAGCAAATGATGGAGTTTGCATTGCTTGAAAACTTACAACGAGAAGATTTAAATCCAATGGAAGAAGCAATGGCATATCAAATGTTAATGAATGAGCTAAATGTAACGCAAGAACAATTAGCAAAACGTCTTGGTAAGAGCAGACCTTACATTGCAAATTATACGCGGTTATTAAGCCTCCCTCCATTTGTACAAGATATGATTGCAAATGGTCAACTTTCAATGGCTCATGGGAGAACTTTACTTACAATAAAAGATGAAGAACAATTGAAATCTTTATTGAAACGAATTGAAAAAGAAGGATTAAATGTTCGTCAATTAGAGAAAATTGTTCAGGAGATTAATCAACGCGTTTCACGTGAAACAATACAAGTGAAAAAGGAAAGAAACATATTTTTCGTAGAACGCGAAACGTTCTTAAGAGAAAAATTTGGCACAGATGTGAAAATTAAAGAAACGAAAAAAGAAAAAGGTAAAATCGAAATTGAATTTTTTAATAAAGAAGATTTGAATCGTATTTTAGAATTATTAGCACAGAAAAACTAA
- a CDS encoding DUF951 domain-containing protein has translation MEQKQYNLYDVVEMKKAHPCGENRWKIIRMGMDIRIKCEGCDHSVMIPRREFDRKVKKILVKHEE, from the coding sequence ATGGAGCAAAAGCAGTATAACTTGTACGATGTTGTGGAAATGAAGAAAGCCCACCCATGTGGTGAGAATCGTTGGAAGATTATTCGTATGGGAATGGATATCCGCATTAAGTGCGAGGGATGTGACCATTCAGTAATGATTCCTCGAAGAGAGTTTGATCGTAAGGTGAAAAAAATACTTGTGAAGCACGAAGAATAG
- the rplI gene encoding 50S ribosomal protein L9 produces MKVIFLKDVKGKGKKGEIKNVPDGYANNFLLKQGLAAEATNSSMKTLEAQKRKEEKDAAAELESAKQLKETLEKLTVELKAKSGEGGRLFGSITSKQIVDAMQKSHKIKLDKRKFEMDDAIRALGYTNVTVKLHPQVTATVKVHVSEQ; encoded by the coding sequence ATGAAAGTAATTTTTCTAAAAGACGTAAAAGGTAAAGGGAAAAAAGGAGAAATAAAAAACGTACCAGATGGCTATGCAAATAACTTCTTACTAAAACAAGGATTAGCTGCTGAAGCGACAAATAGCAGTATGAAAACTTTAGAAGCTCAAAAACGTAAAGAAGAAAAAGATGCAGCAGCAGAGCTTGAAAGTGCAAAACAATTGAAAGAAACATTAGAGAAACTAACTGTAGAATTAAAGGCTAAATCTGGAGAAGGTGGCCGTCTATTCGGTTCAATTACAAGTAAACAAATCGTAGATGCAATGCAAAAATCACACAAGATTAAACTTGATAAGCGTAAATTTGAAATGGATGATGCAATTCGTGCATTAGGCTATACAAACGTTACTGTGAAATTGCATCCGCAAGTAACAGCAACAGTAAAAGTTCATGTTAGTGAACAATAA
- the ssb gene encoding single-stranded DNA-binding protein — MMNRVILVGRLTKDPDLRYTPNGVAVATFTLAVNRAFANQQGEREADFINCVIWRKQAENVANYLKKGSLAGVDGRLQTRNYDGQDGKRVYVTEVLAESVQFLEPRNGGGEQRGSFNQQPSGAGFGNQSSNPFGQSSNSGNQGNQGNSGFTKNDDPFSNVGQPIDISDDDLPF, encoded by the coding sequence TTGATGAATCGTGTTATCCTCGTTGGTCGTTTAACTAAGGACCCTGACTTACGTTACACGCCCAATGGTGTTGCAGTAGCTACTTTTACGTTAGCTGTGAATCGCGCATTTGCGAATCAACAAGGTGAGCGTGAAGCTGACTTTATTAATTGTGTAATATGGCGTAAACAAGCAGAAAACGTAGCAAATTATTTGAAAAAAGGTAGCTTAGCAGGCGTAGATGGACGTCTTCAAACTCGTAATTACGATGGACAAGATGGTAAACGTGTATATGTAACAGAAGTTCTTGCGGAAAGCGTACAATTTTTAGAGCCGCGTAATGGCGGTGGGGAGCAACGTGGTTCATTTAATCAGCAACCATCAGGAGCTGGTTTCGGTAACCAAAGCTCTAACCCATTTGGTCAATCTAGTAATTCGGGCAACCAAGGTAACCAAGGAAACTCTGGATTTACGAAGAATGACGATCCATTTTCAAATGTAGGTCAACCGATCGACATTTCCGACGACGATTTACCGTTCTAA
- the yyaC gene encoding spore protease YyaC, which yields MNIGSFRLPFFEKETQNVMHQDVEASETISNFLLSHIPIKTNIPIILVCIGTDRSTGDALGPLVGTKLEQVGIKNFQVFGTLDEPVHALNLEERIQNIQKDNPASFIIAVDACLGKSQSIGSITTGMGPSKPGAAMNKKLPAVGDLHIHGIVNLNGFMEFFVLQNTRLSLVMKMADVIAQSIKETDQKLSVLKKANHL from the coding sequence ATGAATATTGGAAGTTTTCGCTTACCCTTTTTCGAAAAAGAAACTCAAAATGTTATGCACCAAGACGTAGAAGCCTCCGAGACAATCAGTAACTTCTTACTTTCCCATATCCCTATTAAAACGAATATACCGATTATTCTCGTTTGTATCGGAACAGATCGTTCTACAGGCGATGCACTCGGTCCGTTAGTCGGTACGAAATTAGAACAAGTAGGAATTAAAAACTTCCAAGTGTTTGGCACACTAGATGAGCCGGTACATGCGCTAAATTTAGAAGAAAGAATTCAGAATATACAGAAAGATAATCCTGCTTCATTTATAATTGCGGTTGATGCCTGTTTAGGAAAGTCTCAAAGCATCGGTTCTATCACTACCGGAATGGGGCCTAGTAAACCCGGAGCTGCAATGAATAAGAAATTACCTGCAGTTGGTGATCTACATATTCATGGCATCGTAAATCTAAATGGTTTTATGGAATTTTTCGTTCTGCAAAATACAAGATTAAGTTTAGTCATGAAAATGGCTGATGTAATTGCACAGAGTATAAAAGAAACTGACCAAAAATTATCTGTATTAAAAAAAGCAAACCATCTATAA
- a CDS encoding DHH family phosphoesterase, with translation MPEFYKKQWFLYPVYVLAFFVFVLISILCYFHLMMGIAAFFIFCIVLFVVVRFELTFQKNFEKHTTDMITRVKKVSNEAFNQMPIGILLYNKDYGIDWANPYLSSCLGQHALAGWHLYDVSETLLLFIKGETSDDIVSLNNRKFRVFVRKEEKLIYFFDVTEQTEIEKMYEDQRTVLAVIYLDNYDEVTQGLDDQLRTNITSLVTSRLNEWAVKYGAYLKRASSERFFVVLNESILAQMEKGKFSILDQVREETSKRNIPLTLSVGVGSGDLPLSELGAMAQSGLDLALGRGGDQVAIKQATGKVKFYGGKTNPVEKRTRVRARVISHALKDLVLESSNVIIMGHRAPDMDAIGAAIGILKVAQLNERKGYIVLDENDSDKGIKRLMDKVKQNEELWSHFITPGQAMEFANDDSLLVVVDTHKPSMVMEEKLLRKIENVVVIDHHRRGEDFIEDPLLVYMEPYASSTAELVTELLEYQPKNLKMTMLEATALLAGIIVDTKSFTFRTGARTFDAASYLRSHGADTVLVQELLKEDMDQYLRVAKAIKNAYIYTNGIAIAKVDSDDYYDQVLIAQSADTLLTMTGIIASFVIAKRGENFIGISGRSLGEVNVQLIMENLGGGGHLTNAATQMKNVTVDEAEEKLRFVIDDYLQGGTQS, from the coding sequence ATGCCTGAATTTTATAAGAAACAGTGGTTTTTATATCCTGTTTATGTATTGGCATTTTTCGTGTTTGTGCTCATTTCGATCCTCTGTTATTTTCATTTAATGATGGGGATAGCTGCCTTTTTTATTTTTTGTATCGTCCTTTTTGTTGTTGTACGATTTGAACTTACCTTTCAAAAGAATTTCGAAAAGCATACGACAGATATGATTACAAGGGTAAAGAAAGTAAGTAATGAGGCATTTAACCAAATGCCGATTGGTATTTTGTTATACAATAAGGATTATGGGATTGATTGGGCGAATCCTTATTTATCTTCATGTCTGGGACAGCATGCATTAGCTGGATGGCACCTTTATGATGTATCGGAAACGTTACTTCTTTTTATTAAAGGAGAAACTTCCGATGATATAGTTTCTTTAAATAATCGAAAGTTTCGTGTTTTTGTAAGGAAAGAAGAAAAGTTAATTTATTTCTTTGATGTAACGGAACAAACAGAAATTGAAAAGATGTATGAGGATCAACGTACTGTTTTGGCTGTCATTTATTTAGATAATTATGATGAAGTTACACAAGGTTTAGATGATCAATTACGTACGAATATAACAAGTCTTGTAACATCACGACTAAATGAATGGGCCGTTAAGTATGGGGCATATTTAAAACGTGCATCTTCAGAAAGATTCTTCGTTGTACTAAATGAAAGTATTTTAGCACAGATGGAGAAAGGGAAATTTAGCATTTTAGATCAGGTGCGTGAAGAAACATCCAAAAGGAATATACCACTCACCTTAAGTGTAGGTGTTGGATCAGGTGATTTACCGTTATCAGAACTTGGGGCAATGGCTCAGTCCGGTTTAGACCTTGCGCTTGGACGTGGTGGAGATCAAGTAGCTATTAAACAGGCAACAGGTAAAGTTAAGTTTTATGGTGGTAAGACAAATCCGGTTGAAAAACGTACTCGCGTGCGTGCCAGAGTTATTTCGCATGCATTAAAGGATTTAGTATTAGAAAGTAGCAATGTCATTATAATGGGGCACAGGGCTCCTGATATGGACGCAATTGGTGCCGCGATTGGTATTTTAAAGGTAGCGCAATTAAATGAGCGCAAAGGATATATTGTGCTAGATGAAAATGATTCTGATAAGGGAATTAAGCGTTTGATGGATAAAGTGAAACAAAACGAAGAGTTATGGTCTCACTTTATTACACCAGGACAAGCGATGGAATTTGCAAATGATGATTCTTTACTTGTTGTTGTTGATACGCATAAACCTTCAATGGTGATGGAAGAAAAGCTGTTACGCAAAATTGAAAATGTAGTTGTTATTGACCATCATCGCCGAGGAGAGGATTTTATTGAGGATCCATTACTTGTTTACATGGAGCCCTATGCTTCTTCCACGGCAGAACTTGTTACAGAATTACTTGAATATCAACCGAAAAATTTAAAAATGACAATGTTAGAAGCAACGGCATTGTTAGCAGGTATTATCGTTGATACGAAAAGCTTTACGTTCCGTACGGGTGCTCGTACGTTTGATGCTGCTTCTTATTTACGCTCACATGGTGCAGATACTGTACTTGTACAAGAGCTTCTAAAAGAAGATATGGATCAGTATTTACGGGTTGCAAAAGCTATTAAAAATGCGTACATTTATACAAATGGAATTGCGATTGCAAAGGTTGATAGTGATGATTACTATGATCAAGTGCTTATTGCGCAATCAGCGGACACGTTATTAACAATGACAGGAATTATTGCGTCATTTGTTATTGCAAAACGTGGCGAGAATTTCATTGGAATTAGCGGCAGGTCTTTAGGTGAAGTGAATGTGCAGCTAATTATGGAAAATTTAGGGGGTGGCGGGCATTTAACGAATGCAGCCACACAAATGAAAAATGTTACAGTAGATGAAGCTGAGGAGAAGCTTCGATTTGTTATTGATGACTATTTACAGGGAGGCACACAATCATGA
- the rpsF gene encoding 30S ribosomal protein S6 produces MRKYEIMYIIRPGVEEEAQKALVERFAGVLTNNGAEIINTKEWGKRRLAYEINDLREGFYMILNVNSNAEAINEFDRLAKINEDILRHIVVKEEEK; encoded by the coding sequence ATGAGAAAGTACGAAATTATGTACATCATTCGTCCTGGCGTTGAAGAAGAAGCTCAAAAAGCTTTAGTTGAACGTTTTGCAGGTGTTTTAACAAACAATGGTGCAGAAATCATTAACACGAAAGAGTGGGGTAAGCGTCGTTTAGCTTACGAAATCAACGACTTACGTGAAGGTTTCTACATGATCTTAAACGTGAACTCTAACGCAGAAGCGATTAACGAATTCGACCGTTTAGCTAAGATCAACGAAGACATCCTTCGTCATATCGTTGTTAAAGAAGAAGAAAAATAA
- a CDS encoding YybS family protein, translated as MKNTKFITEGAALLAIYAMLLLISMYVPILGTVVTFALPLPFILLTIRYKLSNAFVIFTAALFITVIVSQPMNLVKTTMFGLIGIVLGSMYKKRKKPVEILMAGTLAYLIGIMLIYVVSIKFFNIDLMKQMQNMFNESMAQSEKIVSAAGMPISKEQKELFAQMNDMLQTLSPSLLVMVSACFSWITVILSGSVLRKLKHDVIPWPRFKDIQLPKSIVWYYVIFILLSTFIKVEPTSYLHMVFSNLYVIFALLLVLQGLTFIAFLAHSKGFTKGVPIISFIVCMFIPMLFPLVTILGIIDLGISLRSKIGG; from the coding sequence ATGAAAAATACGAAATTTATTACTGAGGGTGCAGCGTTGTTAGCGATATATGCAATGTTGCTACTTATATCTATGTATGTTCCGATTTTAGGTACAGTTGTAACGTTTGCGTTGCCATTGCCATTTATATTGCTAACGATAAGATATAAATTATCTAATGCTTTTGTAATTTTTACGGCGGCGCTTTTTATTACTGTTATTGTCAGTCAGCCGATGAACCTAGTGAAGACAACTATGTTTGGATTGATAGGTATCGTTTTAGGATCTATGTATAAAAAACGAAAAAAACCGGTAGAGATTTTGATGGCGGGGACGCTTGCATACTTAATTGGTATTATGCTCATTTATGTTGTGAGTATAAAGTTTTTTAACATAGATTTAATGAAGCAAATGCAAAATATGTTTAATGAAAGTATGGCACAAAGTGAAAAGATAGTCAGTGCTGCTGGTATGCCGATTAGTAAAGAACAAAAAGAGTTATTTGCACAAATGAATGATATGCTACAAACGTTATCTCCAAGTTTACTTGTAATGGTTTCTGCATGTTTTTCTTGGATCACAGTAATATTATCGGGCAGTGTTTTGAGAAAGTTAAAACACGATGTTATACCTTGGCCTAGATTTAAAGATATACAATTACCAAAGAGTATTGTTTGGTATTACGTTATATTTATTTTGTTATCAACTTTTATAAAAGTAGAACCGACATCATATTTACATATGGTATTTTCTAACCTATATGTCATATTTGCTTTACTACTCGTACTGCAAGGTCTGACATTTATCGCTTTTTTAGCGCATAGCAAAGGTTTTACGAAAGGGGTTCCTATTATTAGTTTTATTGTCTGCATGTTTATTCCGATGCTGTTTCCTCTTGTGACAATCTTAGGTATAATTGATTTAGGGATTTCATTGCGTTCTAAAATAGGAGGATGA
- a CDS encoding mechanosensitive ion channel family protein, whose amino-acid sequence MDLLTKWFNATKQYLLNADRWADIGTATLKICIILIIGAVVVRVARAIVRNAFRMGSRSPIQISERRTVTVAKLLENIVAYVVMFIMLIAILGVFNINASGLLAGAGVIGLAVGFGAQSLVKDVITGLFILLEDQFSVGDYVKIGQFEGVVLEIGLRTTKVKSWTGEIHTLPNGSIIQVTNYSVSNSVAFVDVSISYEADIAKAEQVIEELLEELPAQYEQMVTTPLLLGVQTLAASEVILRVIAEVEPMQHAVIARVLRKEIKNRLDLHGIEIPYPRMVLYNREELVSGKAI is encoded by the coding sequence ATGGATTTATTAACGAAGTGGTTTAATGCCACAAAACAGTATTTATTAAATGCTGATCGTTGGGCTGATATTGGAACAGCGACATTGAAAATATGTATTATTTTAATCATTGGTGCAGTTGTTGTACGAGTTGCGCGTGCAATTGTACGAAATGCGTTTCGTATGGGAAGTCGTTCGCCAATTCAAATTTCAGAACGTCGTACAGTTACAGTAGCGAAGTTACTTGAAAATATTGTGGCATACGTTGTTATGTTCATTATGCTAATTGCGATTTTAGGTGTGTTTAATATTAATGCATCTGGTTTATTAGCCGGTGCCGGGGTAATTGGTTTAGCGGTCGGATTTGGTGCTCAAAGTTTAGTGAAAGATGTCATTACAGGGTTATTTATCTTGCTAGAAGACCAATTTTCAGTGGGAGACTATGTGAAAATTGGCCAGTTTGAGGGAGTCGTTTTAGAAATTGGACTTCGTACAACAAAAGTAAAGAGCTGGACAGGCGAAATTCATACTTTACCAAACGGAAGTATCATTCAGGTTACTAACTATTCAGTTAGTAATAGTGTTGCATTTGTTGATGTATCTATTTCGTATGAGGCTGACATAGCAAAAGCAGAGCAAGTCATTGAAGAATTATTAGAAGAATTACCTGCGCAATATGAGCAAATGGTAACAACGCCTCTGTTATTAGGCGTGCAAACATTAGCTGCATCAGAAGTTATATTACGTGTTATTGCAGAAGTAGAGCCGATGCAACATGCGGTTATTGCAAGAGTACTTCGTAAAGAAATTAAAAATCGTCTAGATTTACATGGGATTGAAATTCCATATCCACGTATGGTTTTATATAATCGTGAAGAATTGGTAAGTGGAAAAGCAATTTAG
- the ychF gene encoding redox-regulated ATPase YchF, translating to MGLTAGIVGLPNVGKSTLFNAITQAGAESANYPFCTIDPNVGIVEVPDERLNKLTELVEPKKTVPTVFEFTDIAGIVKGASKGEGLGNKFLSHIRQVDAICQVVRCFEDENITHVSGKVDPIDDIETINLELILADLESVDKRIERVAKLARQKDKEAVYEHEILVRLKEAFEEGKPARTVEFTEEQMKIVKGLHLLTTKEMLYVANVSEDDVIDPSENKYVQMVKEFAANENSQVIVVCAKIESEIAELDEEEKKVFLEELGIEESGLDQLIRAAYDLLGLATYFTAGVQEVRAWTFKQGMKAPQCAGVIHTDFERGFIRAETVSYDDLMTNGSMTAAKEAGKVRLEGKEYIVKDGDVMHFRFNV from the coding sequence ATGGGATTAACGGCTGGGATTGTTGGATTACCTAACGTAGGGAAGTCCACTTTATTTAATGCAATTACACAAGCAGGAGCAGAATCTGCAAACTATCCATTCTGTACAATTGATCCAAACGTAGGGATTGTAGAAGTACCAGATGAGCGTTTAAATAAATTAACGGAATTAGTAGAACCGAAAAAAACTGTTCCGACTGTATTTGAGTTTACTGATATTGCAGGTATCGTAAAAGGTGCTAGTAAAGGTGAAGGTTTAGGAAATAAATTCTTATCTCATATTCGCCAAGTAGATGCAATTTGCCAAGTTGTTCGTTGTTTTGAAGACGAAAATATTACGCACGTTTCAGGGAAAGTAGATCCAATCGATGATATTGAAACAATCAACTTAGAGCTAATCTTAGCAGATTTAGAATCTGTTGATAAACGTATCGAGCGTGTTGCGAAATTAGCAAGACAAAAAGATAAAGAAGCAGTATATGAGCATGAAATTTTAGTGCGTTTAAAAGAAGCCTTCGAAGAGGGAAAACCGGCTCGTACTGTTGAGTTTACAGAAGAGCAGATGAAGATTGTTAAAGGTCTTCATTTACTGACAACGAAAGAAATGTTATACGTAGCAAACGTAAGCGAGGACGATGTTATCGATCCTTCTGAAAACAAATACGTACAAATGGTAAAAGAATTTGCTGCAAATGAAAATTCTCAAGTAATCGTTGTATGTGCAAAAATCGAATCAGAAATCGCTGAGTTAGACGAGGAAGAGAAAAAGGTATTCCTTGAAGAGCTAGGCATTGAAGAATCTGGTTTAGATCAATTAATTCGTGCTGCATATGATTTATTAGGACTTGCTACTTACTTCACAGCTGGTGTGCAAGAAGTACGTGCATGGACGTTTAAACAAGGTATGAAAGCACCACAATGTGCTGGTGTAATTCATACAGACTTTGAGCGTGGATTTATTCGTGCGGAAACAGTTTCTTATGATGATTTAATGACAAACGGTTCTATGACAGCTGCAAAAGAAGCTGGAAAAGTACGTTTAGAAGGAAAAGAGTATATCGTAAAAGACGGAGACGTTATGCACTTCCGCTTCAACGTTTAA